Proteins encoded by one window of Pseudochaenichthys georgianus chromosome 9, fPseGeo1.2, whole genome shotgun sequence:
- the dgcr6 gene encoding protein DGCR6, translating into MFIHAVKEMDVYPGVTDGDPAKHQERHYYLLSELQTLVKDLPSSFQQRLSYSTLGDLALALIDGTVYEIVQGLLDIQHLTEKNLYTQRQKLHSERQAFKQDLLRKHKDALQTCKSHNLTLLKSNQQAELEALEIRVREEQRVMDKKIVAEMDQKVIDQQNTLEKAGVPGFFITTNPQELTMQMNLLELILKLQQKESQY; encoded by the exons ATGTTCATCCATGCAGTTAAGGAGATGGATGTTTATCCCGGAGTCACTGACGGCGATCCTGCAAAACACCAAGAAAGACATTACTACCTGTTATCTGAACTGCAAACCTTAGTTAAAGATTTACCAAG CTCCTTCCAGCAGCGGCTGTCCTACAGCACGCTGGGTGACCTGGCTCTGGCTCTCATCGATGGGACGGTCTATGAGATTGTTCAGGGGCTGCTGGATATTCAGCACCTTACAGAGAAAAATCTGTACACCCAGAGGCAAAAGCTGCACAGTGAACGCCAAG CATTCAAACAAGACCTTCTACGAAAACACAAGGATGCTCTGCAGACATGCAAGTCTCACAACCTCACGCTTCTGAAATCTAACCAGCAAGCAGAGTTAGAG GCTCTGGAAATTCGGGTGCGAGAGGAACAACGGGTGATGGATAAAAAGATTGTAGCAGAAATGGATCAGAAAGTGATTGACCAGCAGAACACcttggagaaggcgggagtccCTGGTTTTTTTATCACCACCAATCCTCAG GAGCTGACAATGCAGATGAATCTACTTGAATTGATCCTCAAGCTTCAACAAAAGGAGTCACAATATTGA